The proteins below come from a single Rosa rugosa chromosome 2, drRosRugo1.1, whole genome shotgun sequence genomic window:
- the LOC133732285 gene encoding uncharacterized protein LOC133732285, protein MSPRIKASSKVSKKNIIARTVCRRSPSVTKRVRNQKVKLCYETSTLKRNIICERPFELEDVGEDFTNIINKRQWNSLIDYNDPPNATLVKEFYARLAEDTGTDQDKVYVRNKLVPFNPEVIRCTLNLPPCSLPDSYATFKKMIDRKKQHLPSDLRDSGTGHGEMPSSNYGCLTDLHRTLAQLSRSSIWPSSQVSWLSNRLTCLIWLITQDAVEIPLHEIIYDWICKAAKSKKSCLGFPCLITKIAHDAGVAFHLHDKFMKLPEPVDSVNKVKSDAHIKFSNSNRSSSSAPVASSGLHDDASLTSNPMLCDLQSSIIAVEKGVACLKNAVSHVTQDTIGDNITGLTTRMSALKAELISITKAVAHGS, encoded by the coding sequence ATGAGTCCAAGGATTAAAGCTTCCTCCAAGGTGAGTAAGAAAAATATCATTGCGCGTACAGTTTGTCGGCGATCACCTTCTGTCACCAAACGTGTTCGTAACCAAAAAGTTAAGTTGTGCTATGAAACCAGCACTTTGAAACGTAACATCATCTGTGAGCGTCCTTTTGAACTAGAGGATGTTGGTGAAGATTTCACTAATATTATTAACAAACGTCAGTGGAATTCCCTGATAGATTATAATGATCCACCAAATGCCACTCTGGTCAAAGAATTCTATGCTCGTCTTGCTGAGGATACTGGTACTGATCAGGATAAAGTTTATGTCAGGAACAAGTTGGTACCTTTTAACCCTGAGGTTATTCGATGTACTCTCAATCTTCCTCCTTGTAGTTTACCCGACAGCTATGCCACTTTCAAGAAAATGATTGACAGAAAGAAGCAGCACTTGCCTTCTGACCTTCGTGATTCTGGGACCGGTCATGGTGAAATGCCATCATCAAACTATGGATGTCTGACTGATCTCCATAGGACCCTTGCTCAGCTCAGTAGATCATCTATTTGGCCTTCTAGTCAAGTATCATGGCTTTCAAATCGTTTGACCTGTTTAATTTGGCTCATCACTCAAGACGCAGTTGAAATCCCCTTACATGAAATCATTTATGATTGGATCTGTAAAGCAGCCAAGAGCAAGAAGTCATGTTTGGGTTTTCCTTGTCTTATCACCAAAATTGCTCATGATGCAGGAGTTGCTTTCCACTTGCACGATAAGTTTATGAAGCTTCCGGAGCCTGTTGACAGTGTCAATAAGGTCAAGAGTGATGCTCATATAAAATTTTCCAACTCAAATCGTTCTTCTAGTAGTGCCCCTGTTGCCTCTTCTGGTCTGCATGATGATGCTTCTTTAACTTCGAATCCAATGTTGTGCGACTTGCAGAGTTCAATTATTGCTGTGGAAAAGGGGGTAGCTTGCCTTAAGAATGCTGTCTCTCATGTTACTCAAGATACCATAGGTGACAATATTACTGGTTTGACTACCCGCATGTCTGCTTTGAAAGCTGAGTTAATTTCCATTACTAAAGCTGTCGCTCATGGTTCTTGA
- the LOC133730843 gene encoding uncharacterized protein LOC133730843, translated as MVHRYQPSIVGISEPFINLSALKSSFWHSLKMFPAAVNDRGDQPPNIWLLCDQAVQPTVLLATDQQLTVSCTLDTVKCVITWVYAKTTVPDRRLLWRDLLQVKNTFVQGPWIVLGDFNCVLGAHEKRGGLLPSAISCSEFQDMSTNCELIHLPTKGLPYTWTNKRGVSANVEMRLDRCLSNFSWIDVWRKLECSTLPRCSSDHSPLLVSFSRLMLIQRPPFRFQRMWLDHPSFLSLVTDVWQSAQFFGNPMFVLASKLRTLKQRFRAWNKTEFGDVNKMVENSFLDLDRIQQEIASLGPSDDRLSQESVASAQVHMALAHQERFYCDKSRIKWLSEGDRNTSFFHAMVKVRQLKHSLSVLRDGSRVIDDPKEISDHVINYFSDLFTADSSVIDTGLVSQVIPKIVTNEENAQLTAIPTSEEIFQVMCSMDHNSSPGPDGFGGVFYMKCWSIVGEDVIQAVQSFFTHGYILPHFNSNLMILIPKVPGADSVTQLRPIAMANFVFKLITKIIADRLGCIAARIISPNQSAFLKGRTIADPIILTSECINLLDHKCKGGNIAIKFDVQKAFDTLDWRFLIRVLKAFGFSDPFADWIKAILNSAHLSILINGATEGFFSCSRGVRQGDPLSPILFCLAEEVLSRGLTKLAEDGRTDLMSAPLGITPPSHVLFADDIMVFMRGTKRSLRNLMLFMEEYGLNSGQRINRAKSLVFLGKYAARRRFIIRKFLGVKQGSLPFTYLGVPIFQGRPKKLYFQAIADRVRCKLASWKGSLLSQAGRIQLIQSVIQGILVYSFQIYEWPTCLLRDLQSCIRNFFWTGDPLKRGMPLLAWRICCKPKVEGGLGLRDLFEANRALLIKRCWEVLSSSSPASILVRTRFLNEDFQPLKSFKKSSVWLGLKKVWPTFFNSLQWCVGNGRKISFWFDNWLGEPLASTIGVAGAIPLQAKLHEFIVDSNWVLPEDFIASFPQVAGKIKQIALPVEDTTDSLLWPGSSSGVLTAKEAFTFFSSHIDRRNWGQVIWNKAIQPRKSLVVWKALHGRLLTDDALQRRGFSLPSCCSFCGSHAESYTHLLLHCPQIVPLWKWICLLFSHSFSPWNTLEEVFFGDFASTLSKHKRQLWFLVIGNLIWYIWITRNLLRFEAKVFDVLDAQRQLLELFKESAKLSFHPYKKHTIASIYSILGISQLSAAAASFIPSFHSLELVSLYHPP; from the coding sequence GTGTGTTATCACCTGGGTTTATGCTAAGACAACGGTGCCGGACCGTCGTCTGCTTTGGAGAGATCTTCTACAGGTTAAAAATACCTTTGTTCAAGGTCCATGGATAGTGTTGGGAGATTTTAATTGTGTTCTTGGAGCTCATGAAAAAAGAGGAGGACTTCTTCCCAGTGCCATTTCTTGTTCTGAGTTTCAAGATATGTCAACTAATTGTGAACTAATTCATCTTCCTACTAAGGGCTTGCCTTATACTTGGACGAATAAAAGGGGGGTTAGTGCGAATGTTGAAATGAGGCTCGATCGGTGTCTCAGTAATTTTTCTTGGATTGATGTTTGGCGCAAGTTGGAGTGCTCCACCCTCCCTCGTTGTTCCTCAGATCATTCTCCTCTTTTAGTGTCCTTCTCAAGGCTCATGCTAATTCAGCGACCACCGTTCCGGTTTCAACGCATGTGGTTGGATCATCcaagttttctttctttggtaaCAGATGTCTGGCAGAGTGCTCAATTCTTTGGTAATCCAATGTTTGTGTTGGCTTCTAAGCTTAGGACTCTTAAACAACGGTTTCGGGCTTGGAATAAAACTGAATTTGGGGATGTCAACAAAATGGTGGAGAATTCTTTTCTGGACTTGGACAGAATTCAGCAGGAAATTGCTAGTTTGGGGCCTTCAGATGACAGGCTTTCCCAGGAAAGTGTGGCTAGCGCTCAAGTTCATATGGCCCTTGCTCATCAAGAAAGATTTTACTGTGATAAATCAAGGATTAAGTGGCTTTCAGAAGGTGATCGTAACACATCTTTCTTCCATGCAATGGTAAAGGTTCGTCAACTTAAGCATTCCTTATCGGTTTTGAGGGATGGCAGCCGTGTTATTGACGATCCGAAGGAGATCAGTGACCATGTTATTAATTATTTTAGCGACCTTTTCACTGCTGATTCTTCTGTTATTGACACTGGTTTGGTTTCTCAAGTAATTCCCAAGATTGTAACTAATGAAGAAAATGCTCAGCTTACGGCAATTCCCACTTCCGAAGAAATTTTTCAAGTTATGTGTTCCATGGATCATAATAGCTCTCCAGGTCCAGATGGTTTTGGGGGAGTTTTCTATATGAAATGCTGGTCGATTGTTGGTGAGGATGTTATCCAGGCTGTTCAAAGTTTTTTCACTCATGGGTACATTCTCCCCCACTTTAACTCAAACTTGATGATTTTGATTCCTAAAGTTCCTGGTGCAGACTCGGTAACACAGCTGCGTCCTATTGCTATGGCGAATTTTGTTTTCAAGCTTATCACAAAAATTATAGCAGATAGATTGGGTTGTATTGCAGCTCGGATTATATCCCCAAATCAAAGTGCTTTTCTTAAAGGTCGCACTATTGCAGATCCTATTATATTGACATCAGAGTGCATCAACCTCCTGGATCATAAGTGCAAGGGTGGAAACATAGCAATTAAATTTGATGTGCAAAAGGCTTTTGATACCCTGGACTGGAGATTCTTAATTCGCGTACTGAAggcttttggtttttctgatCCTTTTGCGGATTGGATTAAAGCTATTTTGAATTCTGCACACTTGTCAATTCTTATTAATGGTGCAACGGAGGGTTTCTTCTCCTGTTCTCGGGGTGTTCGACAAGGTGATCCCTTATCACCTATTCTATTTTGTCTTGCTGAAGAGGTTTTGAGTAGGGGTCTCACCAAGTTGGCAGAGGATGGGCGTACTGACTTGATGTCAGCTCCTCTTGGTATTACTCCGCCCTCTCATGTTCTTTTTGCAGATGATATTATGGTTTTCATGCGGGGTACTAAGCGTTCGTTGAGAAATCTAATGCTTTTTATGGAGGAATATGGCTTGAATTCGGGGCAGCGAATCAACAGAGCAAAATCTCTAGTTTTTTTGGGGAAATATGCCGCCCGTCGTCGTTTTATTATCCGGAAGTTTCTTGGTGTTAAGCAAGGTTCTCTTCCTTTCACTTATCTTGGCGTCCCTATATTCCAGGGACGTCCAAAAAAACTATATTTTCAGGCCATTGCAGATAGAGTACGATGTAAACTGGCATCTTGGAAAGGTTCTTTGCTTTCACAAGCAGGTAGGATTCAGCTTATTCAGTCAGTGATACAAGGCATTTTGGTCTACAGTTTCCAAATTTATGAGTGGCCGACATGCCTGCTTCGTGACCTGCAATCTTGTATTAGGAATTTTTTTTGGACTGGTGATCCTTTAAAAAGAGGCATGCCTCTTCTAGCTTGGCGTATTTGCTGTAAACCCAAGGTGGAAGGAGGTTTGGGATTACGTGATCTCTTTGAGGCTAATCGAGCTCTTCTAATAAAGCGGTGTTGGGAGgtgctctcttcttcctctcctgctTCTATTTTGGTAAGGACTCGGTTTTTAAATGAAGACTTTCAACCTCTAAAATCTTTTAAAAAATCCTCAGTTTGGTTGGGTCTCAAAAAGGTTTGGCCTacattcttcaattctctacAATGGTGTGTTGGCAATGGTCGGAAAATTTCCTTTTGGTTTGATAATTGGTTAGGTGAGCCTTTAGCTTCCACTATTGGAGTAGCTGGCGCCATTCCGCTCCAAGCCAAACTGCATGAGTTTATTGTGGATTCGAATTGGGTTCTTCCAGAAGATTTTATAGCTTCCTTTCCTCAAGTTGCTGGTAAAATAAAGCAAATTGCTTTGCCTGTGGAAGACACAACTGATTCCCTTTTGTGGCCTGGTTCCTCCTCAGGTGTTCTGACAGCTAAAGAAGCCTTTACTTTCTTTTCAAGTCACATTGATCGTCGGAATTGGGGTCAAGTCATATGGAACAAAGCAATTCAGCCACGCAAAAGCCTTGTTGTTTGGAAAGCTCTTCATGGGCGGCTGCTTACGGATGACGCATTGCAGCGGCGAGGTTTTTCCCTCCCATCCTGTTGCTCTTTCTGTGGTAGTCATGCCGAGTCATATACGCATCTTCTCCTACACTGTCCTCAAATTGTGCCTTTATGGAAATGGAtttgtcttcttttttctcATTCTTTCTCCCCTTGGAATACTCTTGAGGAAGTGTTTTTTGGAGATTTTGCTTCTACTCTCTCTAAACATAAGCGTCAGCTTTGGTTTCTAGTAATTGGCAATCTAATTTGGTATATTTGGATCACTAGAAATCTGCTGCGTTTTGAGGCTAAGGTGTTTGATGTTTTGGATGCCCAGCGTCAGCTTTTGGAGTTGTTCAAGGAGTCTGCTAAGCTTTCTTTCCATCCCTACAAAAAGCACACAATTGCTTCTATTTACTCTATTCTTGGGATCTCTCAATTGTCAGCTGCTGCTGCTAGTTTTATTCCGTCCTTCCATTCTTTGGAACTGGTTTCACTCTATCATCCACCATGA